The stretch of DNA CCTTCATGCCGTTCTCTGCAAGAAAAGCCGCGACCGAACTCCCTGTTACGCCAAGCCCAACCACGAAGGCCCTTTTCCCTATAAGATACTGCAGCTTCTTTTTAAAAACGCCGTCCATTGCCTATCTCAGCTTAAGCGTGCTTATCGCCACCAGGGCGAGAAGTATCGAGATTATCCAGAACCTGACAATTATCTTGGGCTCGGCCCATCCCTTAAGCTCGAAGTGGTGGTGTATGGGCGCCATCCTGAAAACGCGCTTACCCGTGAGCTTGAAGGACGCGACCTGCACTATGACACTCAAGGCCTCGAGCACGAACACGCCTCCGACTATCACAAGGAGCACCTCATTCTTGGTTATTATCGCAAGTGTGCCAAGAGAGCCTCCAAGCGAGAGCGCTCCGATATCACCCATAAAGACCTGCGCCGGGTACGTATTAAACCAGAGGAACCCGAGGCTTGCTCCTACAAGCGCGCCTGCGAAGACCGCCATCTCGCCGGCCCCCGGGACATGCATTATCTGAAGATAATTGGCAATCTTCACATGCCCGACTATATAGGCAAGGAGCAGATACGTTGCCGCAGATATTATCGTCGGGCCGATTGCGAGGCCGTCAAGGCCGTCTGTGAGGTTAACGGCATTGGATGCCCCGGTTATCACAAGCACCACGAACGGGATATAAAACACGCCAAGCTCTATCTTGACATTCTTAAAAAACGGCATGGTGATAGAGGTATCGAACCCGGTAAAGTAAAGATACAATGCCGCGGCAAGGGCAACGCCGAACTGCGCCAGGTACTTTGGCTTTGGCCTAAGCCCCTTCTTATCTTTAAGTATCACCTTCCTGTAATCGTCTATGTAGCCGATAACAGCCATGCCAAGCGTTACGAATATAAGCACCCAGACGTACCTGTTAAGAAGGTTACCCCAGAGAAGCACCGAGCCTATGGCCGCTATTATGATGAGCGCGCCTCCCATGGTCGGAGTGCCTGCCTTTATAAAGTGGGTCGCGGGGCCGTCGTCTCTAACGACCTCTGCCACCTGCATGAGCTTTAATTTGTTTATCAGGTACGGCCCGAACACCAGGCACACGACAAGCGCCGTCACGGCCGCATATATGGTCCTAAACGTGATGTACTGGAACACGTTGAAGACCGTATGGTACTTGGCAAGCGGATATAAAAGATGATAAAGCATCTAACTCAATTTCTCCTTTAGCTTATTTACGACCTCTTCCATGCGCATGCCGCGCGAGCCTTTTACCAGTATGACGTCGCCTTCGG from Deltaproteobacteria bacterium encodes:
- the mraY gene encoding phospho-N-acetylmuramoyl-pentapeptide-transferase; its protein translation is MLYHLLYPLAKYHTVFNVFQYITFRTIYAAVTALVVCLVFGPYLINKLKLMQVAEVVRDDGPATHFIKAGTPTMGGALIIIAAIGSVLLWGNLLNRYVWVLIFVTLGMAVIGYIDDYRKVILKDKKGLRPKPKYLAQFGVALAAALYLYFTGFDTSITMPFFKNVKIELGVFYIPFVVLVITGASNAVNLTDGLDGLAIGPTIISAATYLLLAYIVGHVKIANYLQIMHVPGAGEMAVFAGALVGASLGFLWFNTYPAQVFMGDIGALSLGGSLGTLAIITKNEVLLVIVGGVFVLEALSVIVQVASFKLTGKRVFRMAPIHHHFELKGWAEPKIIVRFWIISILLALVAISTLKLR